Proteins encoded by one window of Carassius auratus strain Wakin chromosome 8, ASM336829v1, whole genome shotgun sequence:
- the otud5a gene encoding LOW QUALITY PROTEIN: OTU domain-containing protein 5-A (The sequence of the model RefSeq protein was modified relative to this genomic sequence to represent the inferred CDS: deleted 1 base in 1 codon) produces MTILPKKKPSSSVGVSDHPDDTDRRTGSDPHQHSHGVRPGSRPRASPPPWSYQAAPPPSRDDRRTESSSRPQQASPPPVGAGSPVGPGDATGMACVSGGRVELSGGVGCGGGMGGCCSGPGLSKRRRQTTCSGGVAGGGTGPGATGGGGGGGGGGGGPSPEQEEGAGYNSEDEYENASRLQSEDPATVEQQEHWFEKALREKKGFVIKKMKEDGACLFRAVADQVYGDQDMHEVVRKHCMDYLMKNADYFSNYVTEDFTTYINRKRKNNCHGNHIEMQAMAEMYNRPVEVYQYGTEPINTFHGIHQNNDEPIRVSYHRNIHYNSVVNPNKATIGVGLGLPAFKPGFADQSLMKNAIKTSEESWIEQQMLEDKKRATDWEATNEAIEEQVARESYLQWLRDQEKQARQPRKASATCSSATAAASSGLEEWNARSPRQRSSAPSPEIPDPSHSDTPAKPPSPAGAALALSKPPSPCAPGPSNQACVGPDRPTSSSLVSLYPALGYRAIMQEMSPTAFGLTDWEDDEILASVLAVSQQEYLDSMKKNAMHREPSPDSS; encoded by the exons ATGACGATCCTGCCGAAGAAGAAGCCGAGCTCCTCTGTCGGTGTGTCTGATCACCCCGATGACACCGACCGCCGGACCGGATCTGATCCGCACCAGCACTCCCACGGGGTCCGGCCGGGTTCGAGGCCCCGTGCTTCCCCGCCTCCCTGGTCATATCAAGCCGCTCCGCCACCGTCCAGAGACGACAGGCGCACTGAATCCAGCTCCCGGCCGCAGCAGGCCTCTCCTCCGCCGGTGGGCGCAGGGTCTCCGGTTGGCCCGGGGGATGCGACGGGAATGGCGTGCGTGTCCGGGGGTCGGGTTGAGCTGTCAGGAGGGGTGGGCTGTGGAGGTGGGATGGGAGGGTGCTGCTCGGGGCCTGGGCTTAGTAAGAGGAGGAGACAGACTACCTGCTCCGGTGGGGTGGCTGGTGGAGGGACCGGACCCGGGGCGACGGGAGGAGGCGGCggcggtggaggaggaggagggggtcCCAGTCCCGAGCAGGAGGAAGGAGCCGGGTATAACAGTGAGGATGAGTATGAAAATGCTTCCAGACTACAGTCAGAGGACCCAGCGACTGTTGAACAG CAGGAACACTGGTTTGAAAAAGCACTCCGGGAAAAGAAAGGATTTGTCATCAAAAAAATGAAGGAAGATGGTGCCTGCCTCTTCAGAGCTGTTG CTGATCAGGTTTACGGAGACCAAGATATGCACGAAGTCGTCCGCAAACATTGCATGGATTACTTG ATGAAAAATGCAGATTATTTCTCAAACTATGTGACCGAGGACTTCACTACATACATCAACAGAAAGAGGAAGAACAACTGTCATGGAAACCATATTGAGATGCAGGCTATGGCAGAGATGTATAATCGACCAGTAGAGGTTTATCAGTATGGCACAG AACCAATCAACACGTTCCATGGCATCCATCAAAATAATGACGAGCCAATCAGAGTTAGTTACCATCGAAACATTCACTACAACTCTGTAGTGAATCCCAACAAAGCCACAATTGGAGTTGGGCTCGGACTTCCTGCCTTCAAACCAGGG TTTGCAGACCAGTCACTCATGAAGAATGCCATTAAAACGTCAGAGGAATCCTGGATTGAGCAACAGATGCTGGAGGACAAGAAGAGGGCCACGGATTGGGAAGCCACTAATGAGGCCATCGAAGAGCAAGTGGCCAGAGAATCGTACTTGCAGTGGCTTCGAGACCAGGAA AAACAGGCACGACAG CCTCGTAAGGCCAGTGCTACGTGCAGCTCTGCCACGGCTGCGGCCTCCAGTGGTTTGGAAGAATGGAATGCCCGATCCCCACGACAGCGCAGCTCCGCCCCCTCTCCGGAGATCCCTGATCCTTCGCACTCGGACACACCCGCTAAGCCCCCCTCCCCGGCTGGAGCGGCCCTCGCTCTATCCAAGCCCCCATCACCCTGTGCACCAG GTCCCAGTAACCAGGCTTGTGTTGGACCAGACAGACCCACCTCATCTTCTCTGGTGTCTCTGTATCCAGCACTGGGCTATCGGGCCATTATGCAAGAGATGTCCCCTACTGCTTTTG GCCTAACAGACTGGGAAGATGATGAAATATTGGCGTCCGTCTTGGCCGTGTCACAACAGGAATACCTCGACAGCATGAAGAAAAACGCCATGCATAGAGAACCTTCTCCAGACAGCAGTTGA
- the LOC113107008 gene encoding leucine-rich repeat neuronal protein 1-like produces MERTAISTSLLAVCFVLAVCRCSLAAPFCPAQCVCETRPWYTPQSVYHQAKTVDCNELHLSKIPWNISVDTQVLLLQSNNISRVTSELQSLVNLTELDLSQNHFTQIQDVGLSNLSQLVTLYLEENQIKELPDMCVKDLVNLEELYINHNQISSIGPNAFSGLGNLLRLHLNSNKLVAIDSHWFESLPNLEILMIGENPILGLQDMNFSPLSKLHSLVLAGMGLREIPEGAFQGLDYLESLSFFDNKLTAVPKKALRVLPSLKFLDLNKNPIVRIQEGDFRDFPHLEELSLNNMEELVTVERGAFSNLPQMAKLEIYNNPHLFFIDRAAFLKMHGMRTLLIHSNDLMLLPHEIFSAFPSLDEISFHGNPLRCDCLANWWPILGNQSSLKVLEPQITLCASPPHLVGQSLQEVVSASWNGASNTCLPLISQHTFPPQLNVSIGQLLTLNCWAVADPAPQFYWVTPTGDKVTSEAVSPSSSEGEGIPKKHRMQEQGALAIPHVEPEDAGLYTCVAWNAEGADTRSISVYVDRSNWHGRGPIRGHQGVLNTTGSLVILAKIIHAQSVVLEWKVHPSAASSNHEVSQPKWLSAMVKIDNPQISYTAMVPVDVQEYNLTHLLPSTEYQVCLTMTGTEQTQHSCINVTTKEASFAVEMVAQPTNVALAAVMGSMFAICIMALLVFYMGRRMKQKSCHHSLKKYMQHTTSIPLNELYPPLINLWENETEKEKEGNADPQNSQIDTSKTYMW; encoded by the coding sequence ATGGAGAGAACTGCCATTTCCACTTCACTGCTCGCAGTCTGTTTCGTTTTGGCTGTTTGTCGCTGTTCCCTTGCAGCTCCCTTCTGCCCTGCCCAGTGTGTCTGTGAGACCCGCCCATGGTACACGCCTCAGTCGGTCTACCACCAAGCCAAGACTGTTGACTGCAACGAGCTCCATTTGAGCAAAATCCCATGGAATATTTCAGTCGATACTCAGGTGCTGCTTCTTCAGAGCAACAATATCTCCAGGGTGACCTCAGAACTCCAGAGCTTGGTAAACCTCACAGAACTGGATCTGTCCCAGAACCACTTCACACAAATCCAAGACGTTGGCTTGAGTAACCTAAGCCAGCTGGTCACACTTTACCTTGAGGAAAACCAAATTAAAGAGCTGCCTGATATGTGTGTAAAGGACCTAGTCAACTTAGAGGAGCTTTATATTAATCATAATCAGATATCTTCTATTGGTCCTAATGCGTTTTCAGGCTTGGGGAACCTATTGAGGCTTCACCTTAACTCCAATAAGCTTGTGGCAATAGACAGCCATTGGTTTGAGTCCCTACCCAACCTTGAGATCCTAATGATAGGGGAAAATCCCATTCTCGGCCTGCAAGATATGAACTTCAGCCCCCTCTCTAAATTGCACAGCTTGGTTCTCGCGGGAATGGGCCTCAGGGAAATACCTGAGGGTGCTTTCCAAGGATTGGACTATCTCGAGAGTCTCTCGTTCTTTGATAACAAGCTCACGGCTGTGCCAAAAAAAGCGCTGCGCGTTCTGCCGAGCCTCAAGTTTCTTGACCTTAACAAAAATCCCATTGTCCGTATACAGGAAGGTGACTTCCGAGACTTTCCTCACTTAGAGGAACTCAGTCTGAACAACATGGAGGAGCTTGTGACGGTTGAGAGGGGCGCGTTCTCTAACTTACCACAAATGGCCAAATTGGAGATTTATAACAACCCTCACCTGTTCTTCATAGACCGAGCTGCTTTCCTGAAAATGCATGGCATGCGCACCTTACTGATCCACAGTAATGACCTCATGCTTTTGCCCCATGAGATTTTTTCAGCTTTCCCCAGTCTGGATGAAATCAGTTTTCATGGCAACCCACTCAGGTGCGATTGTCTTGCCAACTGGTGGCCCATCCTGGGCAACCAATCTAGCCTCAAAGTGTTGGAGCCCCAAATAACTCTTTGTGCCTCCCCACCACATCTTGTTGGCCAATCACTTCAGGAAGTGGTATCTGCAAGTTGGAATGGGGCAAGCAATACCTGCCTGCCTCTAATTTCTCAGCACACCTTCCCTCCGCAGCTCAACGTCAGCATAGGACAGCTTCTAACACTCAATTGCTGGGCCGTGGCAGATCCAGCACCTCAGTTTTACTGGGTGACACCAACTGGAGACAAAGTCACTTCTGAAGCTGTTTCACCTTCCTCCAGTGAGGGAGAAGGAATACCGAAGAAGCATCGGATGCAAGAGCAAGGTGCTCTAGCGATCCCACATGTTGAACCTGAAGATGCTGGTCTCTACACATGTGTTGCTTGGAATGCAGAGGGAGCAGACACCCGGAGCATCTCTGTGTACGTGGATAGGAGCAACTGGCATGGTAGGGGGCCTATTAGAGGTCATCAAGGTGTGCTGAACACCACGGGATCCTTGGTAATCCTAGCAAAAATCATCCATGCCCAGTCTGTGGTGCTCGAATGGAAGGTGCACCCATCCGCCGCCTCTTCCAACCATGAGGTGTCACAACCCAAGTGGCTCAGTGCAATGGTAAAAATCGACAACCCGCAGATTAGCTACACGGCGATGGTCCCCGTAGATGTCCAAGAGTATAACCTCACACACCTCTTGCCTTCCACGGAGTACCAAGTTTGCCTGACCATGACTGGTACAGAGCAGACCCAGCACTCTTGCATCAATGTGACCACCAAAGAAGCCAGCTTTGCTGTGGAGATGGTTGCCCAACCGACCAACGTAGCCCTGGCGGCGGTCATGGGCTCAATGTTTGCCATCTGCATAATGGCTCTGTTGGTGTTCTACATGGGACGCCGTATGAAGCAGAAATCTTGTcaccactctctcaagaaatacATGCAGCACACCACTTCCATTCCTCTGAATGAACTCTACCCACCACTTATTAACCTCTGGGAGAATGAGacggaaaaagaaaaagagggcaACGCTGACCCTCAGAACTCACAGATAGACACTTCAAAAACATACATGTGGTAG